Proteins co-encoded in one Dendropsophus ebraccatus isolate aDenEbr1 chromosome 9, aDenEbr1.pat, whole genome shotgun sequence genomic window:
- the CD2BP2 gene encoding CD2 antigen cytoplasmic tail-binding protein 2, producing MAKRKVTFQDLPEEEEEERGKRRFPETVGGPGSRFKGKHSLDSDEEDDEEGESGESSKYNMLAPEDVEGQENATLESEGGVQITPFNLNEEMEEGHFDSEGNYFLRKEAQIRDHWLENIDWVRIKEREAPPPSSGADEESDSDEGRAPMEMKILLEEILKVLQPGETVAKGIQRLGVGGASRKRGGGAQRLKQSGALTDTAEDRPSGAGDGMGAAEDRIAALTDEAADPQPEGTASPDRRMAPLDRLISLADQMVALGVYEVYQDSFEKLAYKLRSLEPSPAPTLDMFADEVEDEKLATRETTPAADEVLWEYKWENEAGAELYGPFTSAQMQEWVDSGYFSEGVYCRRVDSSSGQFYNSLRLDFDLYV from the exons TTTCCAGAAACGGTTGGGGGTCCTGGAAGCCGTTTTAAAGGAAAACATTCTCTGGACAGCGATGAGGAAGACGATGAAGAGGGGGAGTCTGGAGAATCCTCCAAGTATAACATGCTGGCTCCAGAGGATGTTGAAG GGCAGGAGAACGCCACCCTGGAGTCGGAGGGTGGGGTACAGATCACACCCTTCAACTTGAACGAGGAGATGGAGGAAGGCCACTTTGACTCGGAGGGAAATTATTTCTTACGGAAGGAGGCCCAGATCCGGGATCACTGGCTGGAGAACATTGACTGG GTTCGTATCAAGGAGCGGGAAGCTCCACCCCCTTCCTCGGGGGCAGATGAGGAGTCTGATTCAGACGAAGGGCGCGCTCCCATGGAGATGAAAATCTTACTGGAGGAAATTCTAAAAGTCTTACAGCCGGGGGAGACGGTGGCCAAAGGCATTCAgcgcctgggggtggggggggcatcCCGGAAGAGAGGGGGCGGGGCACAGAGGCTCAAGCAGAGCGGAGCACTGACCGATACAGCAGAGGATAGGCCGAGTGGTGCGGGGGATGGGATGGGTGCTGCGGAGGACAGGATAGCTGCCCTGACGGATGAGGCTGCCGATCCACAGCCGGAGGGCACAGCCTCGCCAGACAGGAGGATGGCACCTCTGGATAGACTCATCTCCCTGGCAGATCAGATGGTGGCCCTCGGTGTGTATGAGGTGTACCAAGACTCGTTTGAGAAGCTGGCCTATAAGCTGCGCTCCCTGGAGCCCTCACCTGCACCCACCCTCGACATGTTCGCAGATGAAGTGGAAGATGAGAAGCTGGCGACCAGAGAAA CGACACCGGCAGCAGATGAAGTTCTCTGGGAGTATAAATGGGAGAATGAGGCGGGTGCAGAGCTGTACGGCCCCTTCACCAGCGCCCAGATGCAG GAATGGGTGGACAGCGGATACTTCTCTGAAGGTGTGTACTGCCGGCGGGTGGACAGCTCCAGCGGACAGTTCTACAACTCTCTGAGATTAGACTTTGATCTCTATGTATGA